The following are encoded in a window of Trichomycterus rosablanca isolate fTriRos1 chromosome 13, fTriRos1.hap1, whole genome shotgun sequence genomic DNA:
- the traf3 gene encoding TNF receptor-associated factor 3, whose product MSSVRGVDGREQQIALQQQQSFFPPRGGFLDHFVMPPEPKYCCEYCHMVLCNPRQTECGHRFCESCINQLLSKPNPVCPADMEPLFEEKIFRDVCCNREIMTLKVYCRSAKNGCKEQMSLQQVMDHLNVCEYFEVPCPLGKCKEKIMRKDMADHLSRKCKYREITCEFCKQKMALTELQKHKETVCPAFPVACPNHCSFPSILRSELSSHQHDCPKAQVTCSFFRFGCTYKGLNQEMREHESSFASEHLRMMVARSNMLEAKVEDVKSELLERYKVLPSLSSRLTEVDVQYEEMKEKYRQLEQKLMSMQKLMSTHSEKLLEMELELRELRPLRAMRDEVEALKGAVESMRSVVASLDSTRTGPGTHTMASFETQLSRHDEMLSVHDIRLADMDLKLQVLETASFNGTLIWKIRDYKRRKQEAVASKTLSLYSQPFYTGYFGYKMCARIYLNGDGMGKGTHLSLFFVVMRGEYDALLPWPFRQKVTLMLMDQGPARKHLGDAFKPDPNSSSFRRPTGEMNIASGCPLFVAQTVLENGTYIKDDTIFIKVTVDTSDLPDP is encoded by the exons ATGTCCTCGGTGCGCGGTGTGGATGGGCGGGAGCAGCAGATCGcactgcagcagcagcagtctTTCTTCCCGCCACGTGGTGGCTTTTTGGATCACTTTGTTATGCCACCTGAGCCAAAGTACTGCTGCGAATACTGCCACATGGTGCTATGTAATCCGCGTCAGACCGAGTGTGGACATCGCTTCTGTGAGAGCTGCATTAACCAGCTGCTCAG taAACCAAACCCAGTCTGTCCAGCTGACATGGAGCCATTATTTGAGGAAAAA ATATTTCGTGACGTCTGCTGCAATAGAGAGATCATGACTCTAAAGGTCTACTGCCGGAGTGCAAAAAACGGTTGTAAAGAACAAATGAGTTTACAGCAGGTTATG GACCACTTAAACGTGTGCGAGTACTTCGAAGTGCCTTGCCCTTTGGGGAAATGTAAAGAGAAGATCATGAGGAAAGACATGGCTGACCACTTGTCCCGCAAGTGCAAATACCGTGAGATCACCTGCGAATTCTGCAAACAGAAGATGGCCCTCACGGAGCTACAG AAGCACAAAGAAACAGTCTGTCCTGCATTTCCAGTAGCATGTCCTAATCATTGCTCATTCCCATCCATTCTGAGGAGTGAG CTCTCAAGTCACCAGCACGACTGTCCGAAAGCACAAGTCACATGCTCCTTCTTTCGCTTCGGTTGCACCTACAAA GGGCTAAACCAGGAAATGAGGGAGCACGAGTCAAGCTTTGCATCAGAACACTTGCGGATGATGGTGGCCAGAAGCAACATGCTAGAAGCCAAG gTAGAGGACGTTAAGAGTGAGCTGTTGGAACGATACAAGGTTCTTCCCAGTCTGAGCAGCCGGCTTACTGAAGTAGATGTACAGTATGAAGAAATGAAAGAGAAATACAGGCAGCTGGAGCAGAAGCTTATGAGCATGCAG aAGCTGATGAGCACCCACTCTGAGAAGCTGCTGGAGATGGAGCTGGAGCTACGGGAACTGCGGCCCCTGAGGGCCATGCGTGACGAAGTGGAGGCGCTGAAGGGTGCTGTGGAGAGCATGCGCTCTGTGGTCGCATCACTCGACTCGACCCGTACTGGCCCCGGTACACACACTATGG CATCGTTTGAAACACAGTTGTCGCGACACGACGAAATGCTCAGCGTGCATGACATACGACTGGCTGACATGGACTTAAAGCTGCAGGTGCTGGAGACGGCCAGCTTCAACGGCACGCTCATCTGGAAGATCCGTGACTACAAGCGAAGGAAGCAGGAGGCGGTGGCTTCCAAAACCCTCTCGCTCTACAGCCAGCCCTTCTACACCGGCTACTTCGGCTACAAAATGTGTGCACGTATCTACTTGAACGGTGACGGCATGGGCAAGGGCACGCACCTGTCGCTCTTCTTTGTGGTGATGCGCGGCGAGTATGACGCGCTCCTGCCATGGCCCTTTCGCCAGAAGGTAACTCTTATGTTGATGGACCAGGGTCCTGCACGAAAGCATCTGGGGGATGCGTTTAAGCCTGATCCAAACAGTAGCAGCTTCAGGCGGCCTACGGGCGAGATGAACATTGCTTCTGGCTGCCCGCTGTTCGTCGCTCAGACTGTGCTAGAGAACGGCACCTACATCAAGGATGACACCATCTTTATTAAGGTCACAGTGGACACCTCAGACCTGCCAGACCCCTGA